The Flavobacterium psychrophilum genome includes a region encoding these proteins:
- a CDS encoding 2-aminobenzoate-CoA ligase has product MKHYEDNFAHDHLPKQSLQAECFTGHPDFEFPEDLNCVEKLLDRHIAEGNGDRIAIRTFEISWTFSDLYEKANQIAHVLTDNLDFKSGNRVLIRSANNPMYVACWFGILKAGGIVVATMPLLREKELSVMIESAEISHVLCDYRLEDAMTEVKSSFLKHIITFDGSGERVSKLETLMGNKPKVFANYPTKADSLSIIGFTSGTTGKPKMTAHYHKDILLICEAFPKYSLEPIPDDVFTGSPPLGFTFGLGGLVLFPFYYGASTFLIEKPTPELLLKAIEDYKVTVCFTAPTAWRVLTSKVHEFDISTLRKCVSAGETLPVKVWEDWYEATGLKIIDGIGSTEILHIFISSNEENMRKGATGKAIRGYEAKIVDKKGNVVETGMPGRLAVKGITGCKYLNSPDKQKEYVEKGWNITGDIFKQDEDGYFWFVARGDDMIISSGYNIAAIEVESVLLCHEDIAECAVVGLADENRGMLVCAYIVLKNKEKACDEFTRTIQDWFKQVAAPYKYPREIRYMDALPKTETGKIQRFKLKTILQA; this is encoded by the coding sequence ATGAAACATTACGAAGATAATTTTGCGCACGATCATCTGCCCAAACAGTCTTTACAGGCTGAATGCTTTACAGGTCATCCCGATTTTGAATTCCCTGAAGATCTCAATTGTGTAGAAAAGCTTTTGGACAGGCATATTGCTGAAGGTAATGGCGACAGGATTGCTATTAGAACTTTTGAAATCTCATGGACATTTAGTGACCTGTATGAAAAAGCAAACCAGATCGCCCATGTATTAACAGATAACCTCGATTTTAAATCGGGGAACAGGGTATTGATTCGTTCGGCAAATAATCCAATGTATGTAGCTTGCTGGTTCGGTATATTAAAAGCAGGAGGCATTGTTGTTGCAACAATGCCACTGCTTCGTGAAAAAGAACTTAGCGTGATGATTGAAAGTGCCGAAATTAGTCACGTACTGTGCGATTACAGGCTTGAAGACGCAATGACAGAAGTTAAATCTTCATTCCTTAAACACATTATAACTTTTGATGGTTCAGGTGAAAGGGTATCTAAACTGGAAACACTTATGGGTAACAAACCTAAGGTATTTGCAAACTATCCAACCAAAGCTGACTCACTTTCTATTATAGGGTTCACATCGGGTACAACCGGTAAGCCAAAAATGACAGCACATTATCATAAAGATATATTGTTGATCTGTGAAGCATTTCCTAAATATTCATTAGAGCCTATACCGGATGATGTATTTACCGGAAGCCCCCCATTGGGCTTTACTTTCGGATTGGGAGGGTTAGTGTTATTCCCTTTTTATTACGGGGCATCAACATTCCTAATAGAAAAACCAACACCCGAATTATTGCTTAAAGCTATTGAAGACTACAAAGTAACAGTATGTTTCACCGCCCCGACAGCCTGGCGTGTACTGACATCTAAAGTACATGAATTTGATATTTCAACGCTGCGTAAATGTGTGTCGGCAGGGGAAACACTTCCTGTAAAAGTTTGGGAAGACTGGTATGAGGCTACGGGATTAAAAATAATTGACGGCATAGGTTCGACTGAGATACTACATATCTTTATATCATCGAATGAAGAAAATATGCGTAAAGGCGCAACAGGAAAAGCAATTCGTGGTTATGAAGCCAAAATTGTCGATAAAAAAGGTAATGTGGTTGAAACCGGAATGCCGGGCCGCCTTGCTGTCAAAGGAATTACAGGGTGCAAATACTTAAATAGCCCCGATAAACAAAAGGAATATGTTGAAAAAGGCTGGAACATTACCGGGGATATCTTTAAACAGGATGAAGATGGCTATTTTTGGTTTGTTGCCCGTGGAGATGACATGATAATTTCTTCAGGGTATAATATTGCAGCTATTGAAGTAGAAAGTGTTTTGCTTTGCCATGAAGATATTGCTGAATGTGCTGTTGTAGGCCTTGCAGATGAAAACAGAGGGATGTTAGTTTGCGCCTATATCGTACTTAAGAATAAAGAAAAAGCCTGCGACGAATTTACCAGAACTATACAGGACTGGTTTAAACAGGTTGCAGCACCTTATAAATACCCAAGAGAAATTCGCTATATGGATGCACTTCCTAAAACAGAGACAGGTAAAATACAGCGATTTAAACTTAAAACTATATTACAAGCCTAA
- a CDS encoding transposase: protein MEILACPKCQSSTIVKSGVINDKQRYLCKKCKYYFTVNKLGKKIDNYYVTKALQLYLEGLSFREIERIIGVSHVTVSNWVKEFKIKKPSHGDYHPTYKIFNHTELIEHLKNKDQLSGAGMIITELGDKFMLIKWERFKD from the coding sequence ATGGAGATTTTAGCCTGTCCAAAATGCCAAAGTAGCACTATCGTTAAAAGTGGTGTGATTAATGATAAACAAAGGTATTTGTGTAAAAAATGCAAATACTATTTCACTGTTAACAAACTTGGTAAAAAGATAGATAATTACTATGTTACCAAGGCTTTGCAACTTTACCTTGAAGGCCTTAGTTTTAGGGAAATTGAACGTATTATTGGTGTTTCGCACGTTACAGTGAGTAATTGGGTAAAAGAGTTTAAAATCAAGAAGCCGTCCCATGGCGATTATCATCCTACTTATAAGATATTTAACCATACAGAGCTTATAGAGCATCTTAAAAACAAAGATCAGTTATCGGGTGCCGGTATGATTATTACTGAACTCGGTGATAAGTTTATGCTTATAAAATGGGAACGTTTTAAAGACTAG
- a CDS encoding MFS transporter: MSNTSTKGIWKVITASSLGTLIEWYDFYIFGSLAVVISTKFFPADNPTAAFLSTLATFAAGFVVRPFGALFFGRLGDLIGRKYTFMVTLLLMGGATFLIGCIPSYETIGFMAPLLVLVLRLLQGLALGGEYGGAATYVAEHAPKGQRGYWTSWIQTTATFGLFISLMVILVTRGTLSEEAFDEWGWRVPFWISILMVVVSYFIRRKMHESPVFAKAKAEGKTSTNPLKESFGNKFNLKFILLALFGAAMGQGVVWYTGQFYAMSFMKTVMFVESSQVDGLLGLALLFATPFFVFFGWLSDKVGRKAIMMLGMLCAILLYRPIYDKMYTTVDVANKTEVVTDTKLDAIIKETKNGQLDSIYTTTKAYSDGTAYKQVKTVHLEDGQPIIVDGKAKADTKTTITINSSDRWMLIFLVFIQVIFVTMVYGPIAAFLVEMFPVKIRYTSMSLPYHVGNGIFGGLLPAVSTYFVTTAKDAGDAKFYLEGLWYPIIIAAISFAIGMIYLKSKNNVEHD, from the coding sequence ATGAGCAATACATCTACTAAAGGGATTTGGAAAGTTATTACTGCATCATCCCTGGGAACACTGATAGAATGGTATGACTTCTACATTTTTGGAAGCCTTGCTGTTGTAATATCTACAAAATTTTTCCCTGCCGATAATCCAACCGCAGCATTCCTGTCTACACTGGCAACATTTGCTGCTGGTTTTGTTGTAAGACCGTTTGGAGCACTATTTTTTGGAAGGTTGGGAGATTTAATTGGGCGTAAATATACGTTCATGGTAACCCTGTTGTTAATGGGAGGGGCAACGTTTTTAATAGGTTGTATTCCCAGTTACGAGACCATTGGGTTTATGGCACCATTATTAGTACTAGTTCTTAGATTATTACAGGGACTTGCATTAGGTGGCGAATATGGTGGGGCTGCAACTTATGTAGCTGAACACGCGCCGAAAGGGCAACGTGGTTACTGGACATCCTGGATACAGACTACAGCAACGTTTGGTTTGTTTATTTCGCTTATGGTGATCCTCGTTACAAGAGGAACATTATCTGAAGAAGCTTTTGACGAATGGGGATGGAGGGTACCATTCTGGATTTCTATCCTAATGGTTGTTGTTTCTTATTTCATCAGGAGAAAAATGCATGAATCTCCGGTATTTGCCAAAGCAAAAGCTGAAGGTAAAACAAGTACAAATCCGCTTAAAGAAAGTTTTGGTAACAAATTTAACCTTAAATTTATCCTTCTTGCGCTTTTCGGAGCAGCGATGGGTCAGGGTGTTGTATGGTATACGGGACAATTCTATGCAATGAGTTTTATGAAAACCGTAATGTTTGTCGAGTCTTCTCAAGTTGACGGACTACTTGGTTTAGCGTTGCTATTTGCTACTCCTTTCTTTGTATTCTTCGGATGGTTGAGTGACAAAGTAGGGCGAAAGGCTATTATGATGCTGGGTATGCTTTGTGCAATATTGTTATACAGGCCAATTTATGATAAAATGTATACAACTGTAGATGTTGCCAATAAAACAGAAGTAGTTACAGATACTAAACTTGATGCCATTATTAAAGAAACCAAAAACGGTCAGCTAGACTCTATTTACACAACTACAAAAGCATATTCTGACGGTACTGCTTACAAACAGGTAAAAACTGTACATTTAGAAGATGGTCAGCCAATAATAGTTGATGGTAAGGCAAAAGCAGATACTAAAACGACTATTACGATAAATTCATCTGACAGATGGATGTTAATATTCCTTGTATTTATTCAGGTAATATTTGTAACTATGGTTTACGGTCCTATTGCGGCATTCCTTGTAGAAATGTTTCCTGTTAAGATCAGGTATACATCTATGTCACTGCCATATCATGTGGGTAACGGTATATTTGGCGGACTGCTTCCTGCTGTTTCAACTTACTTCGTAACAACAGCTAAAGATGCAGGCGATGCTAAGTTTTACCTGGAAGGTTTATGGTATCCGATTATAATAGCGGCTATCAGTTTTGCCATAGGTATGATTTACCTTAAGTCTAAAAATAATGTAGAACACGATTAA
- a CDS encoding gentisate 1,2-dioxygenase, which yields MKLVTYRINHTPSRLGFIEEKMIIDAEKLGNIKSSPLPDNMLDFIDLGIDGINHAVRLINTATKEELLDCSIPLANATLLAPIPKPRKNIFGIGLNYTEHVAESARTLDTSKDLPQEPVIFSKPTTAVTGPDTNIIHNQKLTKQLDYEVELAVIIDKGGKNITKETAMDHVYGYTIINDVSARDCRRAGQWIVSKGQDTFAPMGPVLVTRDEISDPQNLNLKLSVNGVEKQNSNTKFMLFNISDLVHDLSTVFTLDTGDIIATGTPAGVGAGRNPQEFMWPGDVVEATVEGIGTLRNTIVDSEEV from the coding sequence ATGAAATTAGTTACATACAGAATAAACCATACTCCATCGCGTCTTGGTTTTATAGAGGAGAAAATGATTATTGACGCTGAAAAGTTAGGAAACATTAAAAGCAGTCCATTACCGGATAATATGCTTGATTTCATAGATTTAGGTATTGATGGAATTAATCATGCTGTCCGACTTATAAATACCGCTACAAAAGAGGAATTACTTGATTGTTCAATCCCTTTAGCGAATGCAACATTGCTGGCACCAATCCCAAAACCGCGTAAAAACATATTTGGTATCGGACTTAATTACACAGAACATGTAGCTGAGTCTGCCCGCACGTTAGATACTTCTAAAGATCTGCCGCAAGAACCTGTAATCTTTTCAAAGCCAACTACAGCTGTCACCGGCCCTGATACTAATATTATTCACAATCAAAAATTAACCAAGCAACTTGATTATGAAGTAGAGCTTGCAGTTATTATTGATAAAGGCGGAAAGAATATAACCAAAGAAACAGCAATGGATCATGTATACGGATATACAATAATTAATGATGTAAGCGCCAGGGATTGCCGACGTGCCGGTCAATGGATAGTATCTAAAGGACAGGACACCTTCGCGCCTATGGGACCAGTTTTGGTTACACGTGACGAAATTTCAGACCCTCAGAATTTAAATCTTAAGTTAAGCGTAAATGGTGTAGAGAAGCAGAATTCTAACACAAAATTCATGTTGTTCAATATCAGCGATCTAGTTCACGATTTAAGTACTGTATTTACATTGGATACAGGAGATATTATCGCTACAGGTACTCCTGCAGGTGTCGGTGCCGGTCGAAACCCACAGGAATTTATGTGGCCCGGCGATGTGGTTGAGGCTACAGTAGAAGGTATAGGAACACTAAGAAATACAATTGTAGATTCCGAAGAGGTTTAA
- a CDS encoding porin, with translation MKRIYVIAGLLFSMAAFSQGSTEYGSGLKFNLDTTGTKYMRIIAWNQIWFRSSEMNPGTMINGEEASSSTDIGNRRLRMLLYAQISKRYMILTHFGINNQTFTNGGAAGTTGTGGYGQGKKPGMFFHDVWNEYAVVLPQADKKFSLTLGGGLHYYMGLSRMTMSSTLNYLAIDAPIFNWPLIENSDQFARQMGIFAKGKYGKFEYRFSVNKPFATNLVPTDVPGGGREVAVDNSGNTKWSKAGYVEYQFLDQESNLLPYKVGSYLGTKKVFNIGAGFYTAPDATRSSVDGNVRKHDIKLFALDAFLDMPLGAPEKKMAITAYSVFYNYNFGPNYLRNLGIMNVGVANPDFTGQAALAGAGNLQPTMGTGNIWYTQAGFMIPDSSPKPAVRVQPFGAFTYKNFEALEKSSSQFDIGTNFHLDGQHAKITAQYSTRPVYTTPDTSSLKGEFIVQLQIYL, from the coding sequence ATGAAACGAATTTACGTTATTGCCGGCCTACTGTTTTCGATGGCTGCGTTCTCTCAGGGGTCAACGGAATACGGATCAGGATTAAAATTTAATCTTGACACCACAGGTACCAAATACATGCGTATCATTGCATGGAACCAAATATGGTTCAGGTCCAGTGAAATGAATCCGGGAACCATGATTAACGGTGAGGAAGCCTCTTCAAGTACCGATATTGGTAACCGCAGGCTTCGTATGTTGTTATATGCCCAGATATCTAAGAGGTATATGATACTTACACACTTCGGTATTAATAACCAAACCTTTACCAATGGCGGCGCCGCAGGTACAACAGGTACCGGAGGTTATGGCCAGGGTAAAAAACCGGGAATGTTTTTTCATGATGTATGGAATGAATATGCTGTAGTGCTTCCGCAGGCCGATAAGAAATTCAGCCTTACTTTAGGAGGAGGGTTACACTACTACATGGGTCTTTCCCGTATGACAATGTCATCTACATTGAACTATTTAGCTATTGATGCTCCAATCTTTAACTGGCCTCTGATTGAAAATTCAGATCAGTTTGCACGTCAGATGGGTATATTCGCCAAAGGTAAATACGGAAAATTTGAATATCGCTTTAGTGTAAACAAACCGTTTGCTACAAACCTGGTTCCAACAGATGTTCCCGGAGGCGGTAGGGAAGTGGCAGTTGACAATAGCGGAAACACCAAATGGTCTAAAGCCGGATATGTAGAATACCAGTTTTTAGATCAGGAATCTAACCTGCTACCTTATAAGGTTGGAAGTTATCTTGGAACCAAAAAAGTTTTCAATATAGGTGCGGGCTTTTACACAGCTCCGGATGCTACAAGAAGTTCTGTCGATGGAAACGTAAGAAAACATGATATAAAGCTTTTTGCTTTAGATGCTTTTCTGGATATGCCTTTAGGAGCACCAGAAAAGAAAATGGCAATTACGGCGTACAGTGTTTTCTATAACTACAATTTTGGTCCGAATTACTTAAGGAACCTTGGTATTATGAATGTTGGTGTCGCTAACCCGGACTTTACAGGTCAGGCAGCATTGGCAGGAGCAGGAAACCTACAGCCTACAATGGGCACAGGAAACATCTGGTACACCCAGGCTGGTTTCATGATACCCGATTCTTCGCCTAAACCGGCAGTAAGGGTTCAGCCTTTCGGTGCCTTTACCTATAAAAACTTTGAGGCTTTAGAAAAATCCAGCAGCCAGTTCGATATCGGGACTAATTTCCATCTTGACGGACAGCATGCCAAAATAACAGCGCAATATTCTACAAGGCCTGTTTATACAACTCCGGATACGTCAAGCCTTAAAGGCGAATTTATTGTACAATTACAAATCTATTTATAA
- a CDS encoding salicylyl-CoA 5-hydroxylase (catalyzes the conversion of salicylyl-CoA to gentisyl-CoA), with protein sequence MRVTVIGGGPGGLYFSILLKKAMPDCDIHIYERNKADDSFGFGVVFSDETLSEFLTRDPQSYDLIRTKFAYWDELDVARDGEKVRITGNGFCGCSRKTLLQLLQQRCIDEGVKLHFEANVDDLGQFEDSDIIVAADGINSSVRDKFATDFGTKTELKSNKFVWMGSTRPLDAFTYFFRTTPYGTFVAHTYQYEEGMSTWIFETTDETWQKIGFSTTDEEDTINKLSEIFKEELDGHGLISNRSHWRQFPAITNDKWSKDNIVLLGDAKATAHYSIGSGTKLAMECAIALADSVIKYKTDIQSVFANYEKLRRNRVEMIQHAANVSLDWFEHMDRHIQHPFMQFAFSVMTRAKKVTFENLALRDPSFPQKVQEEFNKNTNQPTTSPAFTPFTLRGMTLDNRIVLSPMEQYSANDGLVSDWHLMHYGSRATGGLGLILTEATAISPTGRITLGCPGIWSEEQTIAWRRITDFIHQNSSSKIGIQLGHSGRKGAVQFPWEDAGNPINEAWQLISASPIPFSSKMAIPIELTVEDVDCITNEFVNAAKNADAAGFDMIELQAHHGFLLASFLSPLTNIRKDEFGGSIENRLKFPIRVFTAMREVFPKDKPMSVRISASDWAEGGITQDDVIIIAQAFKNAGADIINVSTGLTVEHQKPAIGRMWQTPFSDMVRNEVHIPTITAGYIQDIDQINTILLNGRADLVALGKTLLLDTAFVRNAQAYEQYKANDLQSAGIPKQYMAAASHHYPYKNGERKAIEGMKMALKPVTHKK encoded by the coding sequence ATGAGAGTAACAGTTATAGGCGGAGGCCCGGGCGGATTGTATTTTTCAATTCTACTAAAAAAGGCTATGCCTGATTGCGATATCCATATTTACGAGCGTAACAAAGCTGATGATTCTTTTGGATTTGGCGTTGTATTCTCTGATGAAACACTTAGTGAGTTCCTTACAAGAGATCCGCAATCATATGATTTAATACGCACCAAATTTGCTTACTGGGATGAACTCGATGTAGCCCGCGACGGCGAAAAAGTACGCATCACCGGAAATGGTTTTTGCGGATGTTCGCGCAAAACACTTTTACAACTATTACAGCAACGCTGCATCGACGAAGGAGTTAAACTGCATTTTGAAGCTAACGTGGACGATTTAGGCCAGTTTGAAGATTCTGATATAATTGTAGCTGCTGACGGTATAAATAGCAGCGTGCGTGATAAATTCGCAACTGACTTTGGAACCAAAACAGAACTTAAAAGCAATAAATTTGTATGGATGGGTTCTACCCGCCCACTCGATGCTTTTACTTATTTCTTCAGAACTACGCCTTATGGAACATTTGTAGCACACACCTATCAATACGAAGAAGGTATGAGTACATGGATTTTTGAGACAACTGACGAAACCTGGCAGAAAATTGGCTTTAGTACTACTGATGAAGAGGACACTATAAATAAGCTTTCTGAAATATTTAAAGAAGAACTTGATGGTCACGGATTGATATCAAACCGCTCTCATTGGAGACAGTTCCCTGCTATTACTAACGACAAGTGGAGTAAAGACAACATAGTTTTACTTGGAGATGCTAAAGCAACGGCCCACTACTCTATCGGATCGGGCACAAAACTGGCAATGGAATGCGCTATCGCATTAGCAGATTCTGTTATAAAATATAAAACGGATATACAATCGGTTTTTGCTAACTACGAAAAGCTACGCCGCAACCGTGTTGAAATGATTCAGCATGCTGCGAACGTGTCGCTTGATTGGTTCGAACACATGGACAGGCATATCCAGCATCCCTTTATGCAGTTTGCCTTTAGCGTAATGACAAGAGCCAAAAAAGTTACTTTCGAAAATCTCGCATTACGAGACCCATCATTTCCTCAGAAAGTACAGGAAGAATTTAACAAAAATACAAATCAGCCTACAACATCACCGGCCTTTACTCCTTTTACTTTAAGAGGTATGACTCTAGATAACCGTATTGTTCTGAGTCCGATGGAGCAATATTCCGCTAATGATGGATTGGTTTCAGACTGGCATTTAATGCATTATGGTTCGCGCGCAACAGGAGGTTTAGGACTAATTCTTACTGAAGCTACAGCCATATCACCAACAGGAAGAATCACTTTAGGATGCCCTGGAATATGGTCTGAAGAACAAACAATTGCATGGAGAAGAATAACTGATTTTATTCATCAAAACAGCAGTTCTAAAATAGGAATCCAGCTGGGGCATTCGGGACGTAAAGGAGCCGTACAATTTCCTTGGGAAGATGCAGGCAACCCTATAAACGAAGCATGGCAGCTGATCTCTGCATCCCCTATTCCATTCAGTTCGAAAATGGCTATTCCCATAGAATTGACAGTGGAAGATGTGGACTGCATTACGAACGAGTTTGTAAACGCCGCAAAGAATGCTGATGCTGCAGGGTTTGATATGATTGAACTGCAGGCGCATCATGGTTTTCTATTGGCTTCTTTTCTTTCTCCACTAACAAATATCCGAAAAGATGAATTTGGTGGAAGTATTGAAAACCGGTTAAAATTTCCAATAAGGGTATTTACTGCAATGCGCGAAGTTTTTCCAAAAGACAAGCCTATGAGCGTTAGAATCTCAGCATCAGACTGGGCAGAAGGCGGAATTACGCAAGATGATGTGATTATAATTGCCCAGGCATTTAAAAATGCAGGTGCAGATATTATAAATGTATCAACAGGGTTGACTGTAGAACATCAAAAACCGGCTATAGGCAGAATGTGGCAAACACCTTTCTCTGATATGGTTCGTAATGAAGTACATATTCCCACGATTACCGCAGGTTATATTCAGGACATAGACCAAATAAATACAATACTATTAAATGGCCGTGCCGATTTAGTAGCCCTTGGCAAAACACTATTACTAGATACTGCGTTTGTGCGCAATGCACAGGCATATGAACAATATAAAGCTAACGACCTGCAATCGGCAGGAATACCTAAACAATACATGGCAGCGGCATCGCACCATTATCCGTACAAAAATGGTGAACGTAAAGCTATCGAAGGCATGAAAATGGCATTAAAACCGGTAACACATAAAAAGTAA
- a CDS encoding aliphatic nitrilase → MLDLPKFKAAAVQASPIFLNVDATVDKVISIIKEAAGNGASLVAFPEVFIAGYPYWNWIMTPVQGSKWYEKLYVNSITVPGPEVDRICEAAKETNTHIVIGVNERGQSFGELYNTNLIIDNKGNLVGKHRKLVPTWAEKLTWTGGDGSSLKVYNTEIGPIGTLACGENTNTLARFALLAQGELIHIANYISLPVAPPDYDMAEAIKIRAAAHSFEGKLFTIVSCSTITKEIIDIMKEDVPNAEELLTRKNSAFSGIIGPNGAVIGKPLIDEEGIVYADIDLSKCIQPKQMHDILGHYNRFDIFDLRVNTASRKNITFTDETPE, encoded by the coding sequence ATGCTGGATTTACCAAAGTTTAAAGCTGCTGCCGTACAGGCATCTCCCATATTTTTAAATGTTGATGCTACAGTTGACAAGGTTATTTCAATTATAAAAGAAGCCGCCGGCAACGGGGCATCCTTAGTTGCATTTCCTGAAGTTTTTATAGCAGGCTACCCATACTGGAACTGGATCATGACACCAGTACAGGGCAGTAAATGGTATGAGAAATTATATGTAAATTCTATCACAGTGCCAGGCCCGGAAGTTGACCGTATCTGTGAAGCTGCAAAAGAAACCAATACTCATATTGTTATTGGCGTTAACGAACGCGGGCAAAGCTTTGGAGAATTATACAACACCAACCTTATTATTGACAACAAAGGTAATCTAGTTGGCAAACACAGAAAATTAGTTCCTACCTGGGCGGAGAAACTTACCTGGACGGGAGGAGACGGATCTTCATTAAAAGTTTACAATACTGAAATTGGACCCATAGGCACACTTGCCTGCGGTGAAAACACTAATACCCTGGCGCGTTTTGCGCTCCTTGCTCAAGGCGAACTAATTCATATTGCAAATTATATATCACTACCTGTTGCCCCTCCCGACTATGATATGGCAGAAGCTATTAAAATTAGGGCAGCAGCACATTCTTTTGAAGGTAAACTGTTTACGATAGTTTCATGTTCTACAATAACGAAAGAAATAATTGATATCATGAAAGAGGATGTTCCTAATGCCGAAGAACTACTTACAAGGAAGAACAGTGCTTTTTCGGGTATTATTGGTCCGAACGGAGCTGTAATCGGTAAACCGCTTATTGATGAAGAAGGAATTGTATATGCTGATATCGATCTTTCGAAATGCATTCAGCCTAAGCAAATGCATGATATACTGGGGCACTACAACCGTTTTGATATCTTTGACCTTCGTGTTAATACAGCATCCCGAAAAAATATTACATTTACAGACGAAACACCTGAATAG
- a CDS encoding NADPH dehydrogenase, translating into MDKKYDDSVLGRARVQDTPELEAYYEELETLGAGALWTVANDIEPWEPRTSSIPMLWKYEKLRELVLKSSELVTPEQAGRRVVYLVNDKRKDVSAAVGWLYTGIQVTRPGESTSAHRHKASALRFIMEGEGGYTVVDGNKIMLEVNDFVITPNSTWHEHGVEEGGKTCIWQDGLDIPLINALEANDYAVYDGKQPLSAPVNHSPLTYGGAGLVPADIAWNKPYSPLFKYSWKQVYPALLEAAKVNESSPYDGILMHYINPVTGGHVMQTMGASIQLLRAGEHTKAHKHTGSFVYQCAKGHGYSIIGGKRFDWKERDIFCVPSWEYHEHVNLSETDDACLFSFNDLPVITSLGLYQEKEHPEGYQTI; encoded by the coding sequence ATGGATAAAAAATATGACGATAGTGTTCTGGGACGTGCACGCGTGCAGGATACCCCGGAACTTGAAGCCTACTATGAAGAGCTTGAAACCCTTGGCGCGGGTGCTTTATGGACTGTCGCTAATGATATTGAACCATGGGAACCAAGAACATCTTCTATACCTATGTTATGGAAGTATGAAAAACTTCGCGAACTGGTACTTAAATCATCCGAATTAGTAACACCGGAACAGGCAGGCCGTCGTGTTGTTTATCTTGTAAACGATAAACGTAAAGATGTTAGTGCCGCAGTAGGCTGGCTGTACACCGGAATTCAGGTAACTCGCCCGGGAGAAAGCACATCTGCCCACAGGCATAAAGCTTCTGCACTGCGTTTTATTATGGAAGGCGAAGGTGGCTATACCGTGGTAGACGGAAACAAAATAATGCTTGAAGTTAATGACTTTGTAATTACCCCAAACAGTACATGGCATGAGCATGGTGTTGAAGAAGGCGGAAAGACATGTATTTGGCAGGACGGATTAGATATACCGCTTATTAACGCTCTTGAAGCAAATGATTATGCTGTCTACGATGGCAAACAACCCTTATCTGCTCCGGTCAACCACTCTCCTCTTACCTATGGTGGAGCAGGTTTAGTTCCTGCCGATATCGCCTGGAATAAGCCTTACTCTCCCCTATTTAAATATTCATGGAAACAAGTATACCCTGCACTATTAGAAGCTGCTAAAGTTAATGAGAGTTCGCCTTACGATGGTATACTCATGCATTATATAAACCCGGTAACGGGAGGCCACGTTATGCAGACTATGGGTGCTTCTATTCAGTTGCTACGTGCAGGAGAACACACTAAAGCACATAAGCACACAGGGTCTTTTGTTTACCAATGTGCAAAAGGTCACGGCTATTCTATTATTGGAGGAAAACGCTTTGACTGGAAAGAACGCGATATTTTTTGTGTTCCATCATGGGAATACCACGAACATGTAAACCTTTCTGAAACTGATGATGCATGCCTGTTTTCTTTTAACGATCTGCCAGTAATTACCTCTTTAGGATTGTATCAGGAGAAAGAACATCCCGAAGGATATCAAACAATATAA